One segment of Hyla sarda isolate aHylSar1 unplaced genomic scaffold, aHylSar1.hap1 scaffold_1897, whole genome shotgun sequence DNA contains the following:
- the LOC130316022 gene encoding histone H1B-like produces MAETAPAAAPPAEPAAKSKKQPKKSAAGAAKKSHKPSGPSVSELLVKAVSASKERSGVSLAALKKALAAGGYDVDKNNSRLKLAIKGLVTKGTLLQVKGSGASGSFKINKNQQETKDKAAKKKPAAAAKRPAAAKKATKSPRKPKKAPSAAKSPKKAKKPAAAKSPKKAKKPAAAKSPKKPKAAPKKVAKSPAKKAAKPKAAKSPAKKVTKAKKSAAKK; encoded by the coding sequence ATGGCAGAAACCGCACCAGCCGCTGCTCCTCCCGCCGAACCGGCCGCAAAATCCAAGAAGCAGCCGAAGAAATCAGCCGCAGGGGCCGCCAAGAAAAGTCACAAACCCTCCGGTCCCAGCGTGTCCGAGCTGCTCGTTAAAGCCGTGTCCGCCTCTAAGGAGCGCAGTGGGGTGTCTCTGGCCGCCCTGAAGAAGGCTCTGGCTGCCGGAGGATACGATGTAGACAAGAACAACAGCCGCCTGAAGCTGGCCATCAAGGGGCTGGTGACCAAGGGAACCCTGCTCCAGGTGAAAGGCAGCGGCGCCTCCGGATCCTTCAAGATCAACAAGAACCAGCAGGAGACTAAGGACAAGGCGGCCAAGAAGAAGCCGGCGGCTGCGGCCAAGAGACCTGCAGCAGCTAAGAAAGCGACCAAATCCCCTAGGAAGCCAAAGAAGGCTCCGAGCGCGGCCAAGAGCCCGAAGAAAGCCAAGAAGCCTGCAGCGGCCAAGAGCCCGAAGAAAGCCAAGAAGCCTGCAGCGGCCAAGAGCCCCAAGAAGCCGAAGGCTGCTCCTAAGAAGGTGGCCAAGAGCCCGGCTAAGAAGGCGGCCAAACCCAAAGCTGCCAAGAGCCCGGCTAAGAAGGTGACTAAAGCCAAGAAGAGCGCGGCTAAGAAATAA
- the LOC130316027 gene encoding histone H3: protein MARTKQTARKSTGGKAPRKQLATKAARKSAPATGGVKKPHRYRPGTVALREIRRYQKSTELLIRKLPFQRLVREIAQDFKTDLRFQSSAVMALQEASEAYLVGLFEDTNLCAIHAKRVTIMPKDIQLARRIRGERA, encoded by the coding sequence ATGGCCAGGACAAAGCAGACCGCTCGTAAATCCACCGGAGGGAAAGCTCCCCGCAAGCAGCTGGCTACTAAGGCCGCCAGGAAGAGCGCTCCCGCCACTGGTGGGGTGAAGAAGCCTCACCGCTACCGTCCAGGTACAGTGGCTCTCCGTGAGATCCGCCGCTACCAGAAGTCCACCGAGCTGCTGATCCGGAAGCTCCCCTTCCAGCGCCTGGTAAGAGAGATCGCCCAGGACTTCAAGACCGATCTTCGCTTCCAGAGCTCGGCGGTCATGGCCCTGCAGGAGGCCAGCGAGGCTTACCTGGTGGGACTCTTTGAGGACACCAATCTGTGCGCCATCCACGCCAAGAGGGTCACCATCATGCCCAAAGACATCCAGCTGGCCCGCAGGATCCGTGGGGAGAGAGCTTAG
- the LOC130316023 gene encoding histone H2A type 1 encodes MSGRGKQGGKVRAKAKTRSSRAGLQFPVGRVHRLLRKGNYAERVGAGAPVYLAAVLEYLTAEILELAGNAARDNKKTRIIPRHLQLAVRNDEELNKLLGGVTIAQGGVLPNIQAVLLPKKTESSKAAKSK; translated from the coding sequence ATGTCTGGACGCGGCAAACAAGGAGGGAAGGTTCGGGCTAAGGCAAAGACCCGCTCATCCCGGGCAGGACTCCAGTTCCCCGTCGGTCGTGTGCACAGGCTTCTCCGCAAAGGGAACTACGCCGAGAGGGTGGGCGCCGGTGCTCCGGTCTACCTTGCCGCTGTGCTGGAGTATTTAACTGCTGAGATCCTGGAATTGGCCGGTAACGCCGCCCGGGACAACAAGAAGACCCGCAtcatcccccgtcacctgcagctggccgtgcgcaatgacgaggagcTGAACAAGCTGCTGGGTGGGGTGACCATCGCCCAGGGAGGCGTCCTGCCCAATATCCAGGCCGTGCTGCTGCCCAAGAAGACCGAGAGCAGCAAAGCGGCCAAGAGCAAGTGA